The following proteins come from a genomic window of Gossypium raimondii isolate GPD5lz chromosome 5, ASM2569854v1, whole genome shotgun sequence:
- the LOC105767702 gene encoding anther-specific protein LAT52-like: MTKASLIILVSLAICILSSLNLAYGAASDQNKFTVVGLVYCDTCRVEFQTSISEPISGATVKLECRNRTSEKITFQSPEITTDAAGSYKIEVTGDYEDSDCDVNLVKSPRADCNDPTEAWRKARVELTALDGVTGPIRFANNLGFKKKEALPGCKKVLTDMGYYELKDELGSEAV, encoded by the exons atgacaAAAGCTTCTCTGATCATCCTTGTTTCTTTGGCTATTTGCATTTTGTCTTCACTCAATTTGGCTTATGGAGCAGCATCCGATCAAAACAAGTTCACCGTCGTAGGTCTTGTTTATTGTGATACTTGTCGTGTTGAATTTCAGACTAGCATAAGCGAACCTATTTCTG GTGCAACAGTAAAATTGGAATGTAGGAATCGAACCAGTGaaaaaattacttttcaaaGCCCAGAAATAACAACTGATGCTGCGGGAAGCTACAAAATTGAAGTGACAGGAGATTATGAAGACTCAGACTGTGATGTCAACTTGGTGAAGAGTCCCCGAGCGGATTGTAATGATCCCACAGAAGCGTGGAGGAAAGCCAGGGTGGAACTCACCGCATTGGATGGTGTTACCGGCCCAATTCGCTTTGCCAACAATCTTgggtttaaaaagaaagaagctcTTCCAGGTTGTAAAAAAGTTCTTACAGACATGGGTTATTATGAGCTTAAGGATGAACTTGGAAGCGAAGCCGTGTGA
- the LOC105766347 gene encoding anther-specific protein LAT52, giving the protein MANISIIALLCFTISVSSSLNYSYGAAAENMQYMVVGHVYCDTCRVEFETKLSEPISGAVVKLECRNRTNEAITFQSKEIVTDNHGDYHVIVEGDYEESDCDVALVRSPRADCSDPTEAWRKSRVVLTTFDGLSGKLRFANNLGFKKDIALPQCTRILQEMGYYELSQEAGYFTTWSKL; this is encoded by the exons ATGGCAAATATTTCCATAATCGCCCTTCTCTGCTTCACCATTAGTGTTTCCTCCTCACTCAACTACTCCTATGGGGCTGCTGCAGAAAATATGCAGTATATGGTTGTAGGTCATGTTTACTGCGACACTTGCCGTGTTGAATTTGAGACCAAACTCAGCGAACCCATTAGTG GAGCAGTAGTGAAATTGGAATGTAGGAACCGTACGAACGAAGCGATTACCTTCCAGAGCAAAGAAATAGTGACTGACAATCACGGAGACTACCACGTCATAGTGGAAGGCGATTATGAGGAATCAGACTGCGACGTTGCTTTGGTGAGGAGTCCAAGGGCTGATTGCAGTGATCCCACCGAAGCGTGGAGAAAATCCAGGGTGGTTCTCACCACATTCGATGGTCTCAGCGGTAAACTCCGTTTTGCCAACAATCTTGGGTTTAAGAAGGACATAGCTCTTCCTCAGTGCACTCGAATTCTTCAAGAGATGGGCTATTATGAGCTTAGTCAAGAAGCTGGATACTTTACTACTTGGTCAAAACTATAA